The nucleotide sequence AAAATCTAAAGATGGTAAGGCGGATTTTGCTTACCTCCCTGTAAATCCATCATCCCCTGATGTTTGGTTGGACACTTGTTGAAACTCGGACACTGGCAAATGAATCAAACATTGTATCATCTAAAACCAAACATCGGGATTTGCATTTTGTTATTGAAAACGCGACAGAGTAACTCGCTTATGTTCATCTACTTCAGCAGGATCCATCGACTGCAACTCCTCCTCAGAACAAACAAATGGATCATCCCTGACATGCTCGGGGAAGAACAAATTTTAGTTTGCATAGATTTTGCATTTCAGATCACAAGAGTTATTAGCAGTTGGAGAAGGTACCTGATATGCGATTTGTACATTTGGGTGCATTCAGACATTTGATATGTTTGGTTACAGTTTGCCTGACTTTGTTTACTGGGAAGAACCAAACATTAGTGGCAGAACTACAAATCGATCGCAGTCATCTGATCAGGCTACCGGTAAGAGCTTGGCTTGGTTAATCAGGAAATAGAGTCAATGTTGAAGCTAAATATGGCACATCGCCTATGTCCTGCCTCCGAAGATACTTCTTACACAAATAACACTGATCCAGAGCTCATTCATTGCGGTGGGCAAAACAAAACCAGATAACATGAGAACGGTTGCTTGTTCTGGGCACCTGCACAGTCAAAAATCCATTTCCGCTTAGTTCAATCCTATACCCTTATGGTACGACTATCTCCAAAATCAAAATAGTTGACTGAAATCTTTCAACGAATGAAAATTAGCTATTATGTTAAAATAAATCGACCAGTTAACTATTACACCCACCTGCTTGGTTATCATGCGCGCTTCAACAACTTCAGGACAGTCAATGTAAATGATCAAACATGCACACAGCCCTTTTTCTAGGTTTAAAACAGGTTATTGTCCTGCCCAGGTGTACGTAAAAGCCTGCTGTGGGTGATGTGCCTATGTCAAAAACCATAAATAAAAAACAGTGACCTGGTTTAAGTTCTTTGAAGAGAGGTCATTTCCATTTGGTCTGCAACAACCAGATACTTAAAAGCTGCTGCAGACAGTGCAAACTACAAACCAAAGTTTTTAAACACCCCAGACTGAATTTATCCTTGGCTGTTCTGATTGACTGAGACTccaaaaaaagggaataaaaaaagCAGGTGTGTGCGTTACCCACAGAATTTGACCACACCAATCAGACAGATCAATTGCACAACATCAGTTCTCTTTCGAAAAAACAAAACAATAGTGTTTTAGCTCTAGCCATTATAGGACTCATGAATTTGTACATGCCACACTAAAATATGCAATGATACAATACCCCTGTAGTAAAAGATTTGAATGCCGTTACAGCCACATGATTAACTTCAGTATGCTAATAAAAATCGACATCAAATGGATTTGAAGACCTTTTATCCTCAGTTTCAACATGTAAACAGCAGAAAGAAATGAAAATATACAACTACCAAATTCATTAAAAAACATACTTAGCATGCAGCAAAATAAGACCTTTTTGACTTGACTTCCAGAGTAGACGATCATATGGCTTATTTTCGCATTACAAAATTATGTGGTACCTTTGAATGAGTTGTGTCAACAGCTTCACCAAATTTGAGAATTATCCTAATAACCTTGATCATATCCAATTCATTGAGGTTGCGGAAATGCCTTTGACCTGCGAGGAGCAAAATAGCTGCAAGGACAACAAAAATCCTTCTAAAACCGTGGCAACAAAAATCGTTCAAAACCGTGTTCTCACATGCATGTCAATGACACAACGGAACTGAAATTGCTTAAGAGGCCATGAACCAACATCAAAGGTTAGTAGAACATATGATAAAAGATATACAATAACGTTCAACATGACATAATGGACAAACACTAATATCACGAATCAAACATTAAGGTGTCTACATGTCCAATTTCAAAATATACCGAACATCACAGAATTGATAGATTAAGAGACATCTAAATTTGAACTTGAGTTCACCAaggatgtaatgcataattgtgaCTTGACAAATTGTGATCAATCTCCTGCAGATAGATGCACTTGGCACAAAGATAGAAATTGTGATCAAGCTCCTGCAGATTGAAGTCCTCCATACACTTGATGCCTCATTGCAAATTATCGTCATTTCACTGGGAATTCCTAGATGTTCTGGCTGCAGTACGATGTAACTATGTCAGTTACCTATAAACGAAGCTTGCTATAAAATTGATCGCAATCTCAATATACACTTACATATCAAGACATTGGTTGGGTTTTCAATTGAAGAAAAGGAAACACTCCGGCCGTAGTGCTGTAATGTTCTCATCATCATCCTCCAAACTCAAGAGCTTCACACTTAGTGTATTAGCCGCCTTGATTGTGGTCACATCCTCCATTGATGAGTGATAGATAATTCTCAGTTTCCTCTCTCTACCAGAGATGACAATGCCCTTCCTTGCTGCTACCTCATAGCCTTCACCAACTGCGCGCTTCTCATATTTAACAAGCATTTGTTTGAACAGCTTGCTCAACTCCTCTCCCACTGCTTGGGCTTCATTTTCAGTTCTCACCAACACCTCTATGCTTTTGGGGCGCATCGCCATAACTACATTTCGCACAGCATCCATTTTTCTTGATTCTTCCTTCACATTGACTTTATATGCATGGTGCAGAACAAGGTTTCCCAGACTTCCTCCAGcattttttttagctatatgacaaAAGAAACAGTTTAGAACTCATCCATATGAACCAGCAGAGTAGTGGACACTATTTAAAGATGTTGTAAGATAGAGAAAAATGCATACCAATGAAAGCATTAGCAGCTTTTCTTGTTTGATGGATCCGGAAAACCGGCAGTCCCAGCAAATGGGGTGACCATATGCCCAATAAACCttcaaatatatttgcatgtggTGAGGATGAGTTCCTCCAGAGACTGATGAGAGAATCAGGGAACAGCAGCTTCTCCCTTGGTTCTAACTGACAAAAGACATTATCGAACTTCGCCTTCAAGCCAAGCACCGCCACGGACAATTCTGCGTGCTTATCCTTGGGCTGCACTATTTCCACTTCCCTCACAACTCGATCACAATGGCTGCAGTCTGTATATATCAGCAAGTCATTAATTTTTAAATCCACAGCCCGGCGCATCAGCATGAACATTGATAACAGCTCAGCCTAAATGTTATCCTTGCATACGATATTATGACAGATTAAGCAGTCGGTGACTTGATTACTATCATTCCAAACGATTGAGCATAGAGATGCCAGTTTGGTGCTGAACTTGAACGATGCATCAGTCTGCCCCCTGTAGAGTGATATAGTATCTAACGGCAGCTTCCAACCTAGATTGAATATCATCGACTCCACTGTTGAAAGTGGCAAATCCCATTTCTCAATGACAATTATCTTAATGTCTCTAAGATAGTCCAGTAAGTGACTCCATTTATGATCTTTTAGTCCGACCAAAGTTCGCATGACGTCAAGACTCGATAGGTTAAGTGGCCCTTTCTTTTCAGAGATTTCTTCCTTCCAAACAGCTGATAATCCTATATCTAGTGAGCTCAAATATGTCATCTAATGAGCCATCCACATGTATACCATTGGCCACCAAGATATGCCTGACATGTTCATGGTATAAGCTCTGCAGGCGATTCAAATCGAACTGAACCTTCACTATGCCAACAGCAACTGCTACAGCACTACGGATATGAGTAGGTTGCACTTCATCTATTGGAAACTCTTCTAATTTTGCATATAATTGTAGCTTGTGTGACTGCACAGAGCTGGGAGGAACATAAGGTTCCAGTGTATCGAATTCAACGGTATCCAGAGCACTTGTTTTGAAGCCTCTTGAGAACGAACCTCCCAATGACATCAGACTGGTAGTTGGTGTTGATCTCAGCCCCGCGCGCCATGTGACGGCGTCCCGTGGAGGCAGCATGACGCCGATGTGCGGTTGCGGTGGCGGTCCTCTTGACCGACACCATGGAGCGTACGGTGGCCGAAGGCAGTTGCCTGTCGCCATGCTGCTGCCTGCAGTTTCGCCTGCGGTGACGGCGGGAAGCAGGATCCCGCCGACGGACTGAGCTGGGCGGTTCCCACGCGGCTGCGCGCGGGGCACGCCGGCGGGAAGCAGGCGCGCAGCATGGCACCTGTGGACGGGCTCAGCGGCGACGGAGACGACAGACCGGCGTCCGACGCAGGCATGAAAGATGGTGGAGGAGGATAGCATGTCGCCGGCGCTCGGATAAGCGTAGCAAATGGTGGGTAGTGCCGGTGAACCACCGGACGCTGGCGAAAGGAAGGAGGCATCTTTCTGCCCGTGAACCTCCCTCTGCATTGCCGAGCAACGCCTGCGGACATTGGACAGGGAGCCGGTGGACGGCGGAAGGCCTGATCAAGGGGCGCCGCCACCTGAAGGCTCCTTCCGCGGAATCGGAGCATGGAATTCTTGGTTGATGTGGACAGGAGCAAGGGTTTGGGCTGTGGGGAGGGTGGGGAACAGGAGAAAGGTGGTTCTTTGCTGATGGCGGAGCGACTTGCGGTTTCGTGGAAATATCCTCCCTCTCGaatttcaccccccccccccccccccccccccccgcccctcagTTCGCAATTGCACAAATGCCCCCTCAAACTGTAATAAGTGGTATTTGGTACGTCCAATGATTGGCTCCTACCATGTACTAGTACTACATTGGCTTTTGTTGTTCTTGATTTTTTCTCTCCTTGTTCGCCTTGAATTGCTCCCGTATCATTTCTTCTTTCTGCCTCGTACACATCCAAATTGGCCCACTCCAAATTTCTTCGGGTCTAATTCTTTGTGGGTACATGTTAAATTACCATTTTATAACACCATTAACAAAAACAGTAACGCCACCGCCATCCAAATAAACCTGGGCAAActtcgggccgggccgggtttcgggccgggcttgtaaaagcccgaccttcatttctcaagcccgagcccggcccgaagcctgaaatactccatattttcaagcccaagcccagcCCGAAgtcaagcccgaagcccgaaagcccggcccgaatgcTATTTTCTAGTACgcgcacgtgcaagcccggcccgaaatacAGAAAAAGTGAAGCCTGAGCCCGACCCGAACtatctttcgggctgcaaaacaaagcccgagcccggcccgaatgtcaagcccggcccggcccggcccgggtttttcgggccgggctcgggccgggtcgtcgggccgggctgcccatgcccgggtttacaTCCAAAGCTCTATGCCACAGTTTCTAAAAGGGTATCATGCTAGATAAGTCAACCACAAACATGCCAAGGTGAGCTCGTTGGTGTTATCCTTTATCGCTAACTAGCCACATGACGATCATCAACGGTGACCCAGAAGCGATGACACCAACACCATATCATTACTGATGGGCCGGGAAACCACCCGTCAAGGGTTGGTGGCGCGGGTACCTTTGGGTGACATAAAAGTCGTCTTTCGATCAACATTTGGACTAGATCAACAGTGAGTACTGCTAGACAACTAACGCTTTGGGTGTTCATGCAATCCTCCTCTCAGCCCGTAGGTATGTGATACATTCATCGCCTACCGAATCGATGATTTACTCGTGTTGTTGCTAGAAAGAAGACTAGACGTTAAAAGTAGGGATTGAAGTATCGAAGTTGGATGTATAGAGATAGGGAGAGAAAGAGTTGGGTTAATTCTTTGGAAGAGTTTCTTGGACTTCTTGTTGaagatatgatgaacaaggaaaacAATTACATGTGTCGTCCATGTTGTAAATTTGGTAACACCAAAATGTTGCCATCGCCGCGGGAGTTGCGGCTAAATTTGCTGGTTCCGAGGCCCTGTACTATGTTGGGTGCTTATGCGCCGGTGCCTGAAGAGAGACATCTTAAAATAATATGTGGCTTCAACGCAAAGTGCTTCACATAGGTGTTAACTAGCGTCTGGTTGTAGCATAAAATCGAGATATCAGTCCTAATAAGCACCAACTAGCATTGGAAGCTAAAGTTTGCCTCTAACCCCTTCCTAAGCACATGTGCAAACCTATTTCATAGAAAAACCTGGTTTTTTTAGGCACCTCTGTTGTACGGGGCTTTAGACATCCGATCGATGTTGGCTGAAAGTCTCCTTAAAACCTGCTTGCTATGCGTGACAAGTGAAAAATAATAATTATATTTTTTTGGTGGGAAAAACAATTATAATTTGCTAAGCCTTTTTTCTAAAACACTAGTTCTTTCTCAAGTAGGATCACGACAAAAACCCGGATAATTGACGCTAGAGCTAGCTAAAAAAGGAGTATTTCTTTCTAAAATTTGGTCCTTTTGTTCACTTTTTTGTGAGGGTATTTAGTTCAAAGTTAAAGCCGTGCATGCTGTAATCCCAGCCCAGAGACAATAAACATCGTGGAAAACTTCTCAAGAAGGAAAACAATCATCATCCTGCTAATATTGAATATAAATTCGACCCACGGACGTGTCCGAATTAgttagcagttgatttatcagtttTCTTCCTCTAGCATTGAATCAAATTAGAACCTTGATTTTGTGATACATCAGGCATCTATTTACACGACTTTTGGGAAGTGGGTGTTTCAAATGGATTGGGGAGTGACTGTTGCGCCATGTGAGGAGAAGGGCATGCAGACGTGATGGCTCGCTTAACTCACACGCAACCTCTGCACCTACAGCACTGTCCAGATAACTCACATGCCGCTGTGACTTCTCGTTAAATCCTTGTTTCAAAAACAAATGACACATGCGTACGATGGTAGAAGCCGTTCTTTGGAGTTCTCGTGGAGGTATGACGTCCTTTTTTTTTGGCAACTTCTCTTCCTCTTACtcttcctttttttttctaaaCAATCCTTTCCATTTCCTTTCATGGAACAATAACGTTCTTTCTGCGCTAGAAAACCGGAAGCTTTATTACGTTAAAATAGGATTACAATATGCAGCTAGTAAAACTGCTACATCAGGGACATCCTGAAACCAACATTGGTTAGATGATCTCTCCTtgaaagttttttttttgagaatacaCCTAGGTttaccatagctttatagaaggtAAAATTATAAGTACAAAAAACTACTACTCATTGAGAACAACGAGTGTAACACACACCACACCCAGGCATGTCTAGGGACAACCACCAATGACCATACAACACTACAAAAGCACAATCGCCTGCCATAACAGATAACAACACCGCGTCTTGACCCCGCGCCAGGCATCTCCGAAGACCAACCACTCCCACTGAACTTTGATTGTCGACGCACCATCCACTTTTAATGCCTAAGAGGAGGTGGCAAGTAAATGGCAGGACTTGATCCGATCCGAGGAAGACACCGTCTTGGACGCACTGGCGATCGTCGTGCATAGCACCGCCGAAAATCAGAATAGGACCACGACGAACACCTGAGTAGACCAACGAGGAACCAAGCTGTGTCTCCAAACACGATGCTCCCAACAGAGGAGCGACGTCGAGTACGCCGCCATCATGCCGATTTGACCGAATCAAGGCTTTCGCCAGAGACAACAACTAACTCCACAAGAGCGAGGGAAATGTTGAATACACCTCggtgacgcctccaaggagggggaCGACACCCACGGGCGCCATCACGGTCGGCTCGAAAAGAGTCGTGCAAGATTTTCATCTGATCATCACACATCTCCACACCTCGAACGAATTGGGAAGTACTGCCCAAGACG is from Triticum aestivum cultivar Chinese Spring chromosome 3A, IWGSC CS RefSeq v2.1, whole genome shotgun sequence and encodes:
- the LOC123058671 gene encoding uncharacterized protein, coding for MFMLMRRAVDLKINDLLIYTDCSHCDRVVREVEIVQPKDKHAELSVAVLGLKAKFDNVFCQLEPREKLLFPDSLISLWRNSSSPHANIFEGLLGIWSPHLLGLPVFRIHQTRKAANAFIAKKNAGGSLGNLVLHHAYKVNVKEESRKMDAVRNVVMAMRPKSIEVLVRTENEAQAVGEELSKLFKQMLVKYEKRAVGEGYEVAARKGIVISGRERKLRIIYHSSMEDVTTIKAANTLSVKLLSLEDDDENITALRPECFLFFN